One segment of Rhipicephalus sanguineus isolate Rsan-2018 chromosome 6, BIME_Rsan_1.4, whole genome shotgun sequence DNA contains the following:
- the LOC119397460 gene encoding LOW QUALITY PROTEIN: blastula protease 10 (The sequence of the model RefSeq protein was modified relative to this genomic sequence to represent the inferred CDS: deleted 1 base in 1 codon) produces MIPRGTTIVFALFGLTCAQYEESIQHLVPEPPEVIQDEREKSQMYQQMLHEVPKLDGGQAMFQGDMLMTERDLLDMYALVPSRNITWPGGIVPYKISESSANEADLIRQGVAHWMNNSCLMFRELEKDDTTTDFILFIRGRGCWSRFGHIGSLQPISIGDGCETLGTVVHEIGHAIGFLHEQSRADRSRFVVVNYPNILEGLRSQFDPDQNKREYGARYDYTSVMHYSPTAFAASPEMKTLSPVNPLLAPLIRRRNGLTFRDRRKANFLYRCDAVCTSRPVCANEGFVDHTASVSARPNTEGERCERLRRSYYARPNCGGRVIREKTISSPGYPRSQRPQDGVCVWWIQAPPNNRVQLTFRAFDLYGRVRRFCIYDRFEIRLQSLYLGQTFCSDEIKPGNVVTSVGRDVVIEYRPYARFKRGFSAEIKFVPVQTTQQ; encoded by the exons ATGATACCGAGAGGGACAACGATTGTATTCGCACTGTTTGGACTGACCTGTGCACAGTATGAAGAG TCGATTCAGCACCTTGTCCCTGAGCCACCAGAGGTGATTCAAGACGAAAGAGAAAAATCTCAAATG TATCAGCAGATGCTGCACGAGGTTCCCAAGCTCGACGGCGGCCAGGCGATGTTCCAGGGCGACATGCTCATGACTGAGCGCGACCTCCTGGATATGTACGCCCTGGTGCCTTCCAGGAACATAACCTGGCCCGGGGGAATCGTGCCGTACAAGATTAGCGAGAGCT CGGCCAACGAAGCGGATCTGATCCGGCAGGGTGTCGCACACTGGATGAACAACTCGTGCCTTATGTTCCGTGAGCTTGAGAAGGACGACACAACCACGGACTTCATCCTTTTCATCAGGGGCAGAGG ATGCTGGTCCCGGTTCGGTCACATTGGCTCTCTTCAGCCCATATCGATTGGAGATGGCTGTGAGACG CTGGGGACAGTGGTGCACGAGATCGGACATGCCATCGGGTTTTTGCACGAGCAGTCGCGCGCCGACCGC AGCCGCTTCGTGGTGGTTAACTACCCTAACATCCTGGAAGGACTGCGCAGCCAGTTCGATCCGGACCAGAACAAGCGGGAGTACGGAGCCCGGTACGACTACACCTCCGTCATGCATTACTCGCCAACG GCGTTCGCAGCATCGCCGGAGATGAAAACCTTGAGTCCAGTGAACCCGCTGCTTGCGCCGCTGATCCGCAGGCGGAACGGACTGACGTTCCGTGACAGGCGCAAGGCAAACTTCCTCTACCGGTGCGATG CCGTATGCACGAGCAGACCAGTGTGCGCCAACGAAGGGTTCGTCGATCACACTGCAAGTGTGTCTGCCCGCCCTAACACGGAGGGAGAGAGATGCGAGAGGCTGCGCCGTTCTTACTACG CTCGACCCAACTGTGGCGGCCGCGTGATTCGCGAGAAAACGATCTCTTCTCCCGGCTACCCAAGAAGTCAGAGACCTCAGGATGGCGTTTGCGTCTGGTGGATACAA GCTCCGCCGAACAACAGGGTTCAACTCACGTTCCGGGCCTTCGACCTGTACGGCCGAGTTCGCAGGTTCTGCATCTACGATCGGTTCGAAATCCGACTGCAGTCGCTCTACCTTGGACAAAC GTTCTGCAGCGACGAAATAAAGCCGGGCAACGTGGTCACCTCGGTGGGTCGCGACGTGGTCATCGAGTACAGGCCATACGCCAGATTCAAGCGTGGTTTCTCGGCTGAAATCAAGTTTGTTCCCgtgcagacgacacaacagtaA